The following proteins are co-located in the Candidatus Nanosynbacter sp. HMT-352 genome:
- the rpmH gene encoding 50S ribosomal protein L34 yields the protein MPKRTFQPHTRHRAKTHGFRARVSTKAGRMVLKRRRLKGRAKIAI from the coding sequence ATGCCAAAGCGAACATTTCAACCACACACCCGACACCGCGCAAAGACACACGGTTTTAGGGCACGAGTTTCTACCAAGGCTGGTAGGATGGTTTTGAAGCGCCGCCGCCTAAAGGGCCGCGCTAAAATTGCTATTTAA
- the rnpA gene encoding ribonuclease P protein component: MLQQCNRFHGHGSLKFVYKNGQAVRSSIATIKYVKNPYRNHSRFAVVVSKKVLKSAVRRNRIRRRVYEIIRLEMPNMKNDQDVAVIIFSAEVLSMPHKDLKQTIKNLFSQAKLYK; this comes from the coding sequence ATGTTACAACAATGTAATCGGTTTCATGGTCATGGCAGCCTTAAGTTTGTCTATAAAAACGGACAAGCGGTTCGTTCGTCTATAGCCACGATAAAATATGTGAAAAATCCGTATCGAAATCACAGCAGGTTTGCGGTTGTTGTTAGTAAAAAAGTTCTAAAGTCAGCGGTGCGTCGGAATCGTATACGTCGACGTGTTTATGAAATTATTCGCTTGGAGATGCCTAATATGAAAAATGACCAAGATGTGGCTGTTATTATATTTTCGGCGGAAGTTTTATCGATGCCACATAAAGACTTGAAGCAGACGATAAAGAATCTTTTCTCTCAAGCTAAACTGTATAAATAG
- the dnaA gene encoding chromosomal replication initiator protein DnaA, giving the protein MDSHAVWQGVLGEIEVTVSSSSFTAWFKNTKLEIISDKEVLIIAPNIFARTQLEKRFHPQILEALAHNGINAPSISYNVESSNKKPRVNREVDKSGQQETAKPLILPSRKSHSSNLNPRYTFDNFIVGSSNDLAYAACQAVAAHPGEKYNPLYLYGGSGLGKTHLMQAVGNEIVKKQPSARVLYITTETFVNEFLDSIRFKKKGFSDKYRNVDVLIVDDMQFIAGKEKTQDEFFHTFNDLHQNNKQIIISSDKPPKSIPTLTDRLRSRFEWGMAIDIQMPDYETRCAIVKAKAELSNTELDSDVVEYLATNFKTNIRELEGALNRLLAYAEMQNFTPDLAAAEGILGDIKRNRPQHITAKQIIDKTARYYNIDVKDMCSSRRDKFIAMPRQIAMFLLRSELKMSFPKIAQELGRKDHTTAMHSIEKITKESLTNVSIREQINDIKDKLYVH; this is encoded by the coding sequence GTGGATAGTCATGCGGTTTGGCAGGGTGTTTTAGGTGAGATTGAAGTAACTGTATCGTCTTCGTCGTTTACTGCGTGGTTTAAAAATACCAAATTGGAAATAATTTCCGACAAAGAAGTTCTTATAATTGCGCCGAATATTTTTGCTAGAACCCAACTTGAAAAGCGATTTCATCCGCAAATATTGGAAGCCCTGGCTCACAACGGCATTAATGCCCCGTCTATTTCTTATAACGTCGAATCTAGCAATAAAAAACCGCGTGTTAATCGTGAAGTTGATAAAAGTGGACAACAAGAAACAGCGAAGCCGCTGATTTTACCATCGAGGAAATCCCATTCTAGTAATCTTAATCCCAGGTATACCTTTGACAACTTCATCGTTGGCTCAAGTAACGATTTGGCCTATGCCGCTTGCCAAGCGGTCGCCGCACATCCAGGAGAAAAATATAATCCGCTCTATCTTTACGGAGGTTCTGGACTTGGTAAAACTCACTTAATGCAAGCTGTTGGTAACGAGATAGTTAAAAAACAACCTTCGGCGCGCGTGCTTTACATTACTACGGAAACGTTTGTTAATGAGTTTCTGGATTCTATTCGTTTCAAGAAAAAAGGTTTTTCTGATAAATATCGCAATGTCGATGTATTGATTGTCGATGATATGCAATTTATCGCTGGAAAAGAAAAAACTCAGGACGAATTTTTCCATACATTTAACGATCTTCATCAGAACAATAAGCAAATCATTATTAGCTCAGATAAACCGCCAAAAAGTATTCCTACTCTAACCGATCGTTTGCGTAGTCGATTTGAATGGGGTATGGCGATTGATATTCAGATGCCCGATTATGAAACTCGTTGCGCTATCGTTAAAGCAAAAGCTGAACTCAGTAACACTGAACTAGATTCCGATGTCGTAGAATATCTAGCGACCAACTTTAAGACGAACATTCGCGAGCTGGAAGGTGCTTTGAATCGACTGCTTGCTTATGCGGAAATGCAGAATTTCACTCCTGATTTAGCGGCGGCTGAGGGAATTTTGGGAGATATTAAACGTAATAGACCGCAACATATAACCGCCAAACAAATAATTGATAAAACGGCGCGCTATTATAATATTGATGTAAAAGATATGTGCTCATCCAGGCGAGATAAATTTATAGCCATGCCAAGGCAAATTGCGATGTTTCTTCTACGTAGTGAGCTGAAAATGAGTTTTCCGAAAATTGCCCAAGAACTTGGACGAAAAGACCACACAACCGCTATGCATTCAATTGAAAAAATTACTAAGGAAAGTCTTACCAACGTCAGTATTCGCGAGCAAATTAACGACATTAAGGATAAATTATATGTTCATTAA
- a CDS encoding YidC/Oxa1 family membrane protein insertase codes for MSFFDEFIVRPILNLLMAIYSLIPDFGVSVIIFTIIVRLLLWPLIKKQLHQAKAMRKMQPELVKIKKQYAKNPQMRNLAMVELYKKHNVSAFGSIGVMIIQLPILIAMYRVVQIFVSSRADLGKYVYDFMKNLPVANNLVNNPDQFNQNFLGIIDLTQHAISKNGIVVGLVILAAVAAYLQYLTSKQLSPQSDSNRKLRDILAEAGDGKEADQAEVNAIMTRKMMKFMPVMMFFVIVYLPAALALYLTTASAVGYLQNYIIFKQDSKEMQEIADKKSSQKSKASTKIDKRVKKATEARITRIKAKD; via the coding sequence ATGAGTTTTTTTGATGAGTTTATTGTTCGACCGATTTTAAATTTGCTAATGGCTATCTATAGTCTGATTCCGGATTTTGGTGTTAGCGTCATTATCTTTACGATTATTGTAAGACTTTTACTTTGGCCACTAATTAAGAAGCAACTTCATCAGGCAAAGGCGATGCGTAAAATGCAGCCAGAGCTTGTAAAGATCAAAAAACAGTACGCAAAAAATCCGCAAATGCGTAACTTAGCGATGGTGGAACTTTATAAAAAACATAACGTCAGTGCCTTTGGTTCAATTGGCGTTATGATTATTCAGCTGCCAATTTTGATTGCGATGTATCGAGTGGTGCAGATTTTCGTTTCTAGCCGCGCCGACTTAGGAAAATATGTTTATGATTTTATGAAAAATCTGCCGGTTGCTAATAATTTAGTAAATAATCCAGATCAATTTAATCAGAATTTCCTGGGAATTATAGATTTGACACAACACGCGATATCAAAGAATGGAATTGTTGTTGGCTTGGTTATTTTGGCGGCAGTTGCGGCATATTTGCAATATTTAACTTCAAAACAATTATCACCTCAATCCGACAGTAATCGTAAGTTGCGTGACATTTTAGCTGAGGCTGGCGATGGAAAAGAGGCAGATCAGGCAGAAGTAAATGCTATTATGACGCGAAAAATGATGAAATTTATGCCAGTAATGATGTTCTTTGTGATTGTGTATTTGCCGGCAGCTTTGGCGCTTTATTTGACGACAGCTAGCGCCGTGGGATATCTCCAGAACTATATCATCTTCAAGCAAGACTCTAAAGAAATGCAAGAAATTGCAGATAAAAAATCATCTCAAAAATCTAAAGCATCGACAAAAATCGACAAACGTGTTAAAAAGGCTACAGAGGCTAGGATAACTCGGATCAAGGCTAAGGATTAA
- the dnaN gene encoding DNA polymerase III subunit beta, producing MKVSVTQEKLAKALNLIKDIASSRNELPILNNILLRTDGGRLLIAGTNLEIASTQYIGAKIEDHGSITIPARLVSEFITNLPSGPVELETKNEHLHITSGKFSSVINGVVADEYPELPTIDEKTAIQYEIDVEDLKKAIVQTKLAVSSDVTRAVLTGVYWHNYEGSLYLAATDGYRLAEKRLIKSDNEVSAIIPASTLAEVSKSVGDEKKITVLFDDSQVCFKTGDMEIVSRLIDGKFPDYRQLIPATAKTEIVIKKSDFSRVTKIAALFARESGGGITITASEENSLLSIHSIASELGENTSEATAKISADGQVTLNSRYLTEVLNIIDADEIVFSFNGKLSPCVIREQVKNPDYTHIIMPLKS from the coding sequence ATGAAAGTATCAGTCACCCAAGAAAAACTTGCAAAAGCACTTAATCTAATCAAAGATATCGCATCAAGTCGTAATGAACTGCCAATATTGAATAATATTTTACTTCGCACTGATGGAGGAAGATTATTGATTGCTGGAACAAATTTGGAAATTGCTTCTACTCAATACATTGGTGCGAAAATTGAAGATCATGGATCTATTACAATCCCTGCTCGATTGGTATCAGAGTTCATCACAAACCTACCAAGCGGCCCGGTGGAACTTGAAACTAAAAACGAACATTTGCATATAACTTCAGGAAAATTCTCATCAGTTATCAATGGCGTGGTGGCTGATGAATATCCTGAGCTGCCTACAATTGATGAAAAAACCGCTATACAATATGAAATTGACGTTGAGGATCTTAAGAAAGCCATAGTCCAAACGAAGTTGGCTGTCAGCTCTGACGTCACGCGAGCAGTTCTTACGGGAGTTTATTGGCATAATTATGAAGGATCGCTATACTTAGCCGCTACTGATGGCTACAGGCTGGCAGAAAAGCGTCTAATAAAGTCAGATAATGAAGTGTCAGCCATTATTCCCGCTTCTACTCTGGCGGAGGTCAGTAAGAGCGTCGGCGATGAGAAGAAAATTACGGTTCTTTTTGACGATTCTCAAGTTTGTTTTAAGACGGGAGATATGGAAATTGTTAGCCGATTAATTGACGGGAAATTCCCTGATTATCGCCAATTAATTCCGGCAACCGCTAAAACTGAGATTGTTATTAAGAAGTCTGATTTTAGTCGAGTTACGAAAATTGCGGCGTTATTCGCGCGTGAATCTGGTGGTGGAATTACAATTACCGCATCAGAGGAAAATTCCCTACTTTCTATTCATTCGATTGCGTCTGAGCTTGGCGAGAACACATCAGAGGCAACAGCCAAAATATCCGCAGACGGTCAAGTAACGCTTAATTCACGCTACCTAACGGAGGTTTTGAATATTATTGACGCGGATGAAATTGTATTCTCATTTAATGGCAAATTGTCGCCGTGCGTAATTCGCGAGCAGGTAAAAAATCCTGATTATACGCACATTATTATGCCGCTTAAGAGCTAA